From Daucus carota subsp. sativus chromosome 6, DH1 v3.0, whole genome shotgun sequence, the proteins below share one genomic window:
- the LOC108224759 gene encoding hypersensitive-induced response protein 4 → MGNAFCLFCGCIGQSNVGIVEKWGRFEKLAQPGFSFFNPFAGECIAGILSTRINSLDVKIETKTKDNVFVQMVCSIQYRVIKENADDAFYELQNPKEQIQAYVFDVVRAQVPRMTLDELFEQKGDVAKAVLEELEKVMGEYGYNIEHILMVDIIPDPSVRRAMNEINAAQRMQLASVYKGEAEKVLQVKRAEADAESKYLGGVGVARQRQAITDGLRENILNFSHKIEGTSAKEVMDLIMITQYFDTIKDLGNSSKNTTVFLPHGPGHVRDISDQIRNGLMEADSARVTDI, encoded by the exons atggggaaTGCTTTCTGTTTATTCTGCGGTTGCATAGGCCAATCCAACGTAGGCATAGTAGAGAAGTGGGGACGCTTCGAGAAACTGGCTCAGCCTGGTTTCAGTTTCTTCAATCCTTTCGCCGGAGAGTGCATCGCCGGCATCCTCTCCACCAGAATCAACTCGCTCGATGTCAAAATCGAGACCAAAACCAAG GACAATGTGTTTGTGCAAATGGTTTGCTCGATTCAATATCGGGTTATAAAGGAAAATGCTGATGATGCTTTCTACGAGCTGCAAAATCCCAAGGAGCAGATCCAAGCTTATGTTTTTGATG TGGTACGAGCTCAAGTTCCGAGAATGACATTGGATGAGCTTTTTGAGCAGAAGGGCGATGTTGCTAAAGCTGTCTTGGAGGAACTTGAGAAG GTCATGGGAGAGTATGGGTACAATATAGAGCACATACTGATGGTTGATATCATTCCTGATCCCTCTGTGCGTAGAGCAATGAATGAGATTAATGCAG CTCAAAGGATGCAGCTTGCCAGTGTTTACAAGGGCGAGGCGGAGAAAGTGCTCCAAGTTAAAAGGGCGGAAGCAGACGCAGAGTCTAAATACCTAGGTGGTGTCGGGGTTGCAAGACAGAGACAGGCTATAACAGATGGGTTGAGAGAAAACATATTGAATTTTTCTCACAAAATTGAAGGAACCTCTGCTAAAGAGGTCATGGATCTTATTATGATCACTCAGTACTTTGACACAATCAAAGACCTCGGAAATTCGTCAAAGAATACCACTGTTTTTCTACCCCATGGTCCAGGTCATGTCAGGGACATCAGCGATCAGATTCGCAATGGTCTGATGGAAGCAGACAGTGCTCGTGTCACTGACATTTGA
- the LOC108227749 gene encoding uncharacterized protein LOC108227749 isoform X1, with product MFGGNVSPANSPHLRKSTSRSRVFDLGAGDLGSSAEENFLQSVESDEMKGVTTPLTTVAIMPSPILLWRLKVLLFVIWGFICCKVGWGSVMRMSADLRDLFLYEAFLYYNPLLLVTLMVWLWGINLWVFFQANISYATIFELDQYHLTHREIWKCATWMTIIVPTSMTAYLYLYSHGEVPLAAFQPVLLYSAVAMIIIFPFDIFYLSSRYFLLRTLWRIVFPLQAITFPDFFVADIFTSMSKVFSDLERSVCRMVHRQVATIAWFEADSVCGSHSVAIPIVLVLPYIFRLFQCLRQYKDTGEKTTLLNALKYSTAVPVIFLSALKYHVLPDQWTNIYRPLWLLSSVLNSSYSFYWDVNRDWDMSGFTRIFKFSKLHFFSHMLYGRKWVYFWVLSSNLILRCTWTYKLSAHLRHNYLTVFAITALEIFRRFQWVFFRVEKEVNKMNTKQNIQLSTIDKSTEEDALLLSDHNV from the exons ATGTTTGGAGGTAATGTAAGTCCTGCTAACAGTCCTCATCTACGAAAGTCTACAAGCAGATCTAGGGTCTTTGATTTGG GTGCTGGTGACCTGGGCAGTAGTGCAGAAGAAAATTTCTTGCAATCAGTAGAATCAGATGAGATGAAGGGTGTAACGACACCATTGACTACTGTGGCAATAATGCCTTCTCCAATTTTACTCTGGAGACTTAAG GTGTTATTGTTTGTCATATGGGGATTCATTTGCTGTAAG GTCGGATGGGGTTCTGTTATGAGAATGAGTGCTGACCTGCGGGACCTGTTTTTATATGAGGCCTTCTTATATTACAATCCTCTACTTCTTGTG ACTTTGATGGTTTGGCTTTGGGGAATAAACTTGTGGGTCTTTTTCCAAGCCAATATTAGTTATGCTACGATTTTTGAGCTTGATCAGTATCACCTTACCCACAGGGAAATATGGAAG TGTGCAACCTGGATGACAATCATTGTTCCTACTAGCATGACAGCTTATCTTTATCTGTATTCGCATGGAGAAGTTCCATTGGCTGCATTCCAACCA GTGCTCTTGTATTCTGCTGTTGCGATGATTATCATATTTCCATTTGATATCTTCTATTTGTCATCTCGCTACTTCCTGTTGAGGACTCTCTGGCGTATAGTGTTTCCATTGCAG GCAATTACATTCCCTGACTTTTTCGTGGCTGATATATTCACCTCTATGTCAAAG GTTTTCTCAGATTTGGAGCGATCAGTTTGTAGGATGGTTCATCGACAG GTTGCTACCATTGCATGGTTTGAAGCGGACTCTGTTTGTGGCAGCCACTCCGTCGCAATCCCTATAGTTCTTGTTTTGCCTTACATCTTTCGTCTATTTCAATGTCTTCGGCAATACAAAGATACTGGGGAGAAAACCACTTTATTGAATG CTTTGAAATACTCGACAGCAGTACCAGTTATTTTCCTTTCAGCCCTCAAGTACCATGTCTTGCCTGATCAGTGGACAAACATATATCGCCCTTTATGGCTTTTGTCAAGTGTTTTGAACTCTTCTTATTCTTTTTACTGGGATGTAAACAGAGACTGGGACATGAG TGGGTTCACTCGGATCTTCAAATTTAGCAAACTGCATTTCTTCTCCCACATGTTATATGGAAGGAAATGG GTTTACTTTTGGGTATTAAGTAGCAATCTAATTTTGCGTTGCACTTGGACCTACAAATTATCGGCCCATCTTCGTCATAACTACCTTACAGTCTTTGCAATAACTGCATTGGAGATTTTCCGGAGGTTCCAGTGGGTATTCTTTCGAGTTGAGAAAGAGGTTAACAAAATGAATACAAAGCAGAATATTCAGCTCTCCACAATTGACAAGTCTACAGAGGAAGATGCATTACTCTTAAGTGATCATAATGTATAA
- the LOC108227750 gene encoding uncharacterized protein LOC108227750 — protein MGCWSAENATKAYLQTVKLGMNAKEPSVGEFVSAFAAGNNARLMVIVCATTAGCTVAGLVAAAYQTGGRVICIVRGNSELNSSINALGCNAGRVEFVVGEAQSLLSEKYTNADLVVIDCKIENHEGIFRAVEASATRSEPKVKKIVIGYNVFICKDPLRWGGSKTQVLPIGEGLLITRIDGKSEENKKRSHWIVRVDKFTGEEHVFRIRSPRKRVNKA, from the exons ATGGGCTGCTGGTCTGCAGAAAATGCCACTAAAGCTTACCTCCAAACCGTAAAATTG GGAATGAATGCTAAGGAGCCAAGTGTAGGCGAGTTCGTGTCTGCATTTGCTGCAGGAAACAATGCACGACTGATGGTAATTGTCTGTGCCACTACAGCAGGGTGCACCGTGGCAGGCCTTGTTGCTGCAGCTTATCAGACTGGGGGACGAGTGATCTGCATTGTGCGCGGTAACTCAGAACTTAATTCCTCGATCAATGCACTTGGCTGCAATGCTGGTCGAGTTGAGTTTGTCGTAGGGGAAGCTCAGAGTTTGTTGTCAGAGAAATATACAAACGCAGATCTTGTGGTCATAGACTGCAAAATAGAGAACCATGAAGGGATATTTAGAGCTGTGGAAGCATCAGCTACAAGGAGTGAGCCTAAAGTTAAGAAAATTGTGATAGGTTATAATGTGTTTATTTGTAAGGATCCGTTGCGGTGGGGAGGCTCGAAAACACAAGTTTTGCCTATTGGAGAAGGGTTGCTAATCACAAGGATAGATGGAAAGAGTGAGGAGAATAAGAAGAGAAGTCATTGGATTGTTAGAGTAGATAAATTTACAGGAGAAGAACATGTATTCAGGATCAGATCTCCTCGTAAAAGAGTTAATAAGGCTTGA
- the LOC108227749 gene encoding uncharacterized protein LOC108227749 isoform X3: MKGVTTPLTTVAIMPSPILLWRLKVLLFVIWGFICCKVGWGSVMRMSADLRDLFLYEAFLYYNPLLLVTLMVWLWGINLWVFFQANISYATIFELDQYHLTHREIWKCATWMTIIVPTSMTAYLYLYSHGEVPLAAFQPVLLYSAVAMIIIFPFDIFYLSSRYFLLRTLWRIVFPLQAITFPDFFVADIFTSMSKVFSDLERSVCRMVHRQVATIAWFEADSVCGSHSVAIPIVLVLPYIFRLFQCLRQYKDTGEKTTLLNALKYSTAVPVIFLSALKYHVLPDQWTNIYRPLWLLSSVLNSSYSFYWDVNRDWDMSGFTRIFKFSKLHFFSHMLYGRKWVYFWVLSSNLILRCTWTYKLSAHLRHNYLTVFAITALEIFRRFQWVFFRVEKEVNKMNTKQNIQLSTIDKSTEEDALLLSDHNV; the protein is encoded by the exons ATGAAGGGTGTAACGACACCATTGACTACTGTGGCAATAATGCCTTCTCCAATTTTACTCTGGAGACTTAAG GTGTTATTGTTTGTCATATGGGGATTCATTTGCTGTAAG GTCGGATGGGGTTCTGTTATGAGAATGAGTGCTGACCTGCGGGACCTGTTTTTATATGAGGCCTTCTTATATTACAATCCTCTACTTCTTGTG ACTTTGATGGTTTGGCTTTGGGGAATAAACTTGTGGGTCTTTTTCCAAGCCAATATTAGTTATGCTACGATTTTTGAGCTTGATCAGTATCACCTTACCCACAGGGAAATATGGAAG TGTGCAACCTGGATGACAATCATTGTTCCTACTAGCATGACAGCTTATCTTTATCTGTATTCGCATGGAGAAGTTCCATTGGCTGCATTCCAACCA GTGCTCTTGTATTCTGCTGTTGCGATGATTATCATATTTCCATTTGATATCTTCTATTTGTCATCTCGCTACTTCCTGTTGAGGACTCTCTGGCGTATAGTGTTTCCATTGCAG GCAATTACATTCCCTGACTTTTTCGTGGCTGATATATTCACCTCTATGTCAAAG GTTTTCTCAGATTTGGAGCGATCAGTTTGTAGGATGGTTCATCGACAG GTTGCTACCATTGCATGGTTTGAAGCGGACTCTGTTTGTGGCAGCCACTCCGTCGCAATCCCTATAGTTCTTGTTTTGCCTTACATCTTTCGTCTATTTCAATGTCTTCGGCAATACAAAGATACTGGGGAGAAAACCACTTTATTGAATG CTTTGAAATACTCGACAGCAGTACCAGTTATTTTCCTTTCAGCCCTCAAGTACCATGTCTTGCCTGATCAGTGGACAAACATATATCGCCCTTTATGGCTTTTGTCAAGTGTTTTGAACTCTTCTTATTCTTTTTACTGGGATGTAAACAGAGACTGGGACATGAG TGGGTTCACTCGGATCTTCAAATTTAGCAAACTGCATTTCTTCTCCCACATGTTATATGGAAGGAAATGG GTTTACTTTTGGGTATTAAGTAGCAATCTAATTTTGCGTTGCACTTGGACCTACAAATTATCGGCCCATCTTCGTCATAACTACCTTACAGTCTTTGCAATAACTGCATTGGAGATTTTCCGGAGGTTCCAGTGGGTATTCTTTCGAGTTGAGAAAGAGGTTAACAAAATGAATACAAAGCAGAATATTCAGCTCTCCACAATTGACAAGTCTACAGAGGAAGATGCATTACTCTTAAGTGATCATAATGTATAA
- the LOC108227749 gene encoding uncharacterized protein LOC108227749 isoform X2, giving the protein MFGGAGDLGSSAEENFLQSVESDEMKGVTTPLTTVAIMPSPILLWRLKVLLFVIWGFICCKVGWGSVMRMSADLRDLFLYEAFLYYNPLLLVTLMVWLWGINLWVFFQANISYATIFELDQYHLTHREIWKCATWMTIIVPTSMTAYLYLYSHGEVPLAAFQPVLLYSAVAMIIIFPFDIFYLSSRYFLLRTLWRIVFPLQAITFPDFFVADIFTSMSKVFSDLERSVCRMVHRQVATIAWFEADSVCGSHSVAIPIVLVLPYIFRLFQCLRQYKDTGEKTTLLNALKYSTAVPVIFLSALKYHVLPDQWTNIYRPLWLLSSVLNSSYSFYWDVNRDWDMSGFTRIFKFSKLHFFSHMLYGRKWVYFWVLSSNLILRCTWTYKLSAHLRHNYLTVFAITALEIFRRFQWVFFRVEKEVNKMNTKQNIQLSTIDKSTEEDALLLSDHNV; this is encoded by the exons ATGTTTGGAG GTGCTGGTGACCTGGGCAGTAGTGCAGAAGAAAATTTCTTGCAATCAGTAGAATCAGATGAGATGAAGGGTGTAACGACACCATTGACTACTGTGGCAATAATGCCTTCTCCAATTTTACTCTGGAGACTTAAG GTGTTATTGTTTGTCATATGGGGATTCATTTGCTGTAAG GTCGGATGGGGTTCTGTTATGAGAATGAGTGCTGACCTGCGGGACCTGTTTTTATATGAGGCCTTCTTATATTACAATCCTCTACTTCTTGTG ACTTTGATGGTTTGGCTTTGGGGAATAAACTTGTGGGTCTTTTTCCAAGCCAATATTAGTTATGCTACGATTTTTGAGCTTGATCAGTATCACCTTACCCACAGGGAAATATGGAAG TGTGCAACCTGGATGACAATCATTGTTCCTACTAGCATGACAGCTTATCTTTATCTGTATTCGCATGGAGAAGTTCCATTGGCTGCATTCCAACCA GTGCTCTTGTATTCTGCTGTTGCGATGATTATCATATTTCCATTTGATATCTTCTATTTGTCATCTCGCTACTTCCTGTTGAGGACTCTCTGGCGTATAGTGTTTCCATTGCAG GCAATTACATTCCCTGACTTTTTCGTGGCTGATATATTCACCTCTATGTCAAAG GTTTTCTCAGATTTGGAGCGATCAGTTTGTAGGATGGTTCATCGACAG GTTGCTACCATTGCATGGTTTGAAGCGGACTCTGTTTGTGGCAGCCACTCCGTCGCAATCCCTATAGTTCTTGTTTTGCCTTACATCTTTCGTCTATTTCAATGTCTTCGGCAATACAAAGATACTGGGGAGAAAACCACTTTATTGAATG CTTTGAAATACTCGACAGCAGTACCAGTTATTTTCCTTTCAGCCCTCAAGTACCATGTCTTGCCTGATCAGTGGACAAACATATATCGCCCTTTATGGCTTTTGTCAAGTGTTTTGAACTCTTCTTATTCTTTTTACTGGGATGTAAACAGAGACTGGGACATGAG TGGGTTCACTCGGATCTTCAAATTTAGCAAACTGCATTTCTTCTCCCACATGTTATATGGAAGGAAATGG GTTTACTTTTGGGTATTAAGTAGCAATCTAATTTTGCGTTGCACTTGGACCTACAAATTATCGGCCCATCTTCGTCATAACTACCTTACAGTCTTTGCAATAACTGCATTGGAGATTTTCCGGAGGTTCCAGTGGGTATTCTTTCGAGTTGAGAAAGAGGTTAACAAAATGAATACAAAGCAGAATATTCAGCTCTCCACAATTGACAAGTCTACAGAGGAAGATGCATTACTCTTAAGTGATCATAATGTATAA